Proteins found in one Flavobacteriales bacterium genomic segment:
- a CDS encoding T9SS type A sorting domain-containing protein, which yields MKRILFAVVATLMLSQVEAQVVFSTSFENWTGADPDGWKGSKTNFAADSIIMVTTGTIYGTKAVQLNNTTTSHKRFTTQPMAVTQGQVFEVSFWVKGRGDVRIGIFDSSNVATTSGYHYAAYNTINTTNWTQYTQSITADTTWNTAQFIVSVKNTIPSSNHIQIDSLVISLPSAPSTVSIYDIQYSTVAPYDSPLNNTSVNTGGIVSAVYASGYFIQDNSGAWNGVHVFDNTHTPAIGDSILISGNVTEYFNMTQISSISSYTTVSTGNPVHAAVVIPTASVNLEDYEGVLVQVTNANCVNANAGFGMWTVNDGSADCKIHNLIYQYTPTQGNVYAVTGPVYYSFAEFRVEPRDVNDVIVQGFAGVEEGSLSNLNIYPNPASDFFVVQDVEMNSSVEIYDLSGRMIKSTIISKENQQISVSELKSGSYIVLVSSNKGSYSTKLVK from the coding sequence ATGAAAAGAATTTTATTTGCTGTTGTTGCTACTTTAATGCTTTCACAAGTTGAAGCCCAAGTAGTTTTTTCTACCAGTTTCGAAAACTGGACAGGTGCTGATCCCGACGGATGGAAAGGCTCAAAAACAAATTTTGCTGCAGATAGTATCATTATGGTTACTACCGGTACCATTTACGGAACCAAAGCAGTTCAATTAAATAACACGACTACCAGTCACAAACGTTTTACAACTCAACCAATGGCTGTGACCCAAGGTCAGGTTTTTGAAGTTTCATTTTGGGTTAAAGGAAGAGGAGATGTACGCATCGGTATTTTTGATAGCAGTAATGTAGCTACTACCAGCGGTTACCATTATGCGGCATACAACACGATCAATACTACCAACTGGACTCAATACACACAAAGCATAACTGCGGACACAACATGGAATACCGCGCAGTTTATTGTTTCGGTTAAAAACACAATTCCATCTTCTAATCACATCCAAATCGATTCACTGGTAATTTCATTACCTTCTGCTCCATCTACAGTTTCGATTTATGATATTCAGTATTCAACTGTTGCTCCTTACGATTCACCATTAAACAATACCTCAGTTAATACCGGAGGAATTGTTTCTGCGGTTTATGCATCCGGCTATTTCATCCAGGATAATTCTGGAGCATGGAACGGTGTTCACGTTTTTGATAATACACATACCCCTGCTATTGGAGACAGCATTTTAATCTCCGGAAATGTTACCGAGTATTTTAACATGACTCAAATTAGCAGTATTTCATCCTATACCACTGTTTCAACCGGAAACCCTGTTCATGCAGCTGTGGTTATTCCAACAGCATCGGTTAATCTGGAAGATTATGAAGGTGTTTTAGTTCAGGTAACCAATGCCAATTGCGTAAACGCAAATGCAGGTTTTGGAATGTGGACAGTAAACGATGGCAGTGCAGATTGCAAAATCCATAATCTGATTTATCAGTACACACCAACCCAAGGAAACGTGTATGCGGTTACAGGACCAGTTTATTATTCATTTGCTGAGTTCCGAGTTGAGCCAAGAGACGTTAATGACGTAATCGTTCAAGGATTCGCAGGCGTTGAAGAAGGATCACTATCTAATCTAAACATTTACCCTAATCCGGCATCAGATTTCTTTGTAGTTCAGGATGTTGAAATGAATTCCTCCGTTGAGATCTATGATTTGTCTGGCCGAATGATTAAGTCAACCATCATTTCCAAAGAAAATCAACAAATTTCAGTTTCTGAGTTAAAATCGGGCTCCTATATTGTTTTAGTAAGCTCTAATAAGGGTTCCTATTCGACAAAACTTGTAAAATAA
- a CDS encoding PKD domain-containing protein: MKKILLIVFLLIGSFTGLFSQNNIFKPDPIWIEQSIQQHFSFDAFVAALKEKTDHVLLSNGNYKPLLLKLYTSSRKRILRKYFKGELNIAFIESEFEKQINSILTVLPTLSASDLDIRLARLTNLDSDHDHPQRVPGGPCDNPDFETCNFNNWQMVTGTVDGSQPYSFTGATNTTSFSTINSPSSGTDQHYICNGGTDTYGFPMVYPGGSCSAEIGDFSGLGYDASQIRQTFLVSSGDAILTLNYAVCLEDGGHAANEQPYFRMRVYDQSGNSITCAAYEAVAGDGQPGWQSSGIWQYKPWTTVFIPLAPYLGQNVTVEFTVGDCSQGGHAGYAYVDASCSAMAMDLSATAVCAGQPITLTGPAGAASYLWSNGATTQTISTTTPGAYSVTVTPVTGSACAITLDTVVSASPNPIAQFTNNGPVCFGQPITFTDQSNPNGSTIDSWSWDFGDGSSSTSQNPTHTYAAGGTYTVTLTVSTPAGCTNSTTANITQAPQLTLPTSFVDETCGQCDGVAIVAPQGGTSPYSYNWNGAGPNAPSINNLCSGNYPVTVTDNMGCTQTASVAVGNGGGLSITSITSTPEQCQGDCSGTITITAPGATQFSIDGGATFTASGNFANVCFGNYNVAVTNASGCSATGTVSVTAPNPMTLTATGDTLICIGGTAVISASVVGGTAPVTLIWDQGLPNGSPQSVSPSANTTYSVFAQDANGCTTTPQTVDVTINPPLNVIASNDVSICPGQSASISANASGGNGGPYTYVWTDGNGNTLNGQNQTVSPSANTTYTVTATDNCGTPSATDQVVVTINPVPVVTFVADQLSGCVPLAVNFTNTTDPLLTNNCSWDFGDGSTSNNCVSSHVFTQTGCFDISLTVTSPDGCVGSLTVPSMICVYPYPVADFNFGPQPANILDPEIDFVDASSGASTYLWDFAGLGSSALANPTFVFPEDEPGSYNVCLHVENQYGCADDICKIVVIDDYFTIYVPNVFTPDGDGHNDFFFPVIDGYLTGSYQLYIFNRWGEIVFSSTDPSVSWDGYNKGQMSKEDVYVWKIIVKDATEKKKRTFVGHVSLLK, translated from the coding sequence ATGAAGAAAATACTACTTATTGTCTTTTTACTGATAGGGTCCTTTACCGGACTTTTTAGTCAGAACAATATATTCAAACCCGATCCAATCTGGATAGAACAGTCCATCCAGCAACATTTTTCATTTGATGCTTTTGTGGCAGCATTAAAGGAAAAAACGGATCACGTGTTGCTTTCCAACGGGAACTATAAACCACTTTTATTAAAACTTTACACTTCAAGCAGAAAGAGAATCCTCAGAAAATATTTTAAAGGGGAATTAAATATTGCCTTTATCGAAAGTGAATTTGAAAAGCAAATTAATTCTATACTTACCGTATTACCTACGCTGAGTGCTTCAGATTTAGATATTCGATTAGCACGACTAACCAATCTGGATTCGGATCACGATCATCCGCAACGTGTACCCGGCGGACCATGCGACAATCCGGATTTTGAGACTTGTAATTTTAATAACTGGCAAATGGTGACCGGTACAGTGGATGGTAGTCAGCCTTATTCATTTACCGGAGCAACCAATACTACATCATTTTCTACGATCAATTCACCATCCAGTGGAACAGATCAGCACTATATCTGCAATGGTGGAACGGATACCTATGGTTTCCCAATGGTATACCCAGGTGGGTCCTGCTCTGCAGAAATTGGTGATTTTTCAGGATTAGGTTACGACGCTTCACAAATTCGTCAAACCTTTTTAGTTTCATCAGGCGACGCAATTCTTACATTGAATTATGCAGTTTGTTTAGAAGATGGTGGACATGCGGCTAATGAACAACCTTATTTCCGAATGAGGGTTTATGATCAGTCAGGAAATTCCATCACCTGTGCAGCCTATGAAGCCGTTGCGGGAGATGGTCAACCCGGTTGGCAATCTTCAGGGATTTGGCAATATAAACCCTGGACAACAGTATTTATTCCTCTAGCACCTTATTTGGGACAAAACGTAACGGTTGAATTTACTGTTGGAGATTGTTCACAAGGTGGTCATGCAGGTTATGCTTATGTGGATGCATCTTGCTCTGCAATGGCGATGGATTTATCTGCGACTGCTGTTTGCGCGGGACAGCCTATTACGCTTACGGGTCCTGCCGGTGCTGCATCTTACCTGTGGAGTAATGGAGCTACAACACAAACCATCTCAACAACTACCCCGGGTGCCTATTCTGTTACCGTTACACCTGTAACAGGGTCAGCATGCGCAATTACTTTAGATACTGTTGTTTCGGCAAGTCCTAACCCAATTGCTCAATTCACCAATAACGGTCCGGTTTGTTTTGGACAGCCTATTACGTTTACAGATCAATCCAATCCCAATGGATCAACTATCGATTCATGGTCATGGGATTTTGGCGACGGATCAAGTTCTACTTCACAAAATCCGACTCATACTTACGCAGCAGGAGGAACCTATACGGTTACATTAACCGTTTCAACCCCTGCTGGATGTACGAATTCCACTACGGCAAACATAACACAGGCTCCTCAGCTTACCTTGCCCACTTCTTTCGTAGATGAAACATGTGGTCAATGTGACGGAGTTGCCATTGTTGCACCACAAGGAGGCACATCACCTTATTCATACAACTGGAATGGGGCAGGACCTAATGCTCCTTCGATCAACAATCTTTGTTCAGGAAATTATCCGGTAACTGTAACCGATAATATGGGTTGCACGCAAACGGCAAGCGTTGCAGTAGGAAATGGAGGAGGATTATCTATCACTTCTATTACATCTACACCAGAACAATGTCAGGGTGATTGCTCCGGTACAATTACAATTACAGCTCCTGGAGCAACGCAGTTTTCAATCGATGGAGGAGCAACATTTACTGCCAGTGGAAATTTTGCAAATGTTTGTTTTGGGAATTACAACGTTGCTGTAACAAATGCTTCAGGATGTAGTGCAACCGGAACTGTTTCAGTAACGGCACCTAATCCTATGACATTAACTGCTACCGGCGATACCTTAATCTGTATTGGAGGTACAGCGGTAATTTCCGCTTCTGTAGTTGGTGGTACTGCTCCTGTAACTTTAATTTGGGACCAGGGCTTGCCTAATGGTTCTCCACAATCTGTTTCTCCTTCTGCAAATACAACTTATTCAGTTTTTGCACAAGATGCGAATGGATGTACTACCACTCCACAAACAGTAGACGTAACAATCAACCCTCCTCTAAATGTTATTGCATCGAATGATGTGAGTATTTGTCCAGGACAAAGCGCTTCAATTTCTGCCAATGCATCTGGTGGAAATGGTGGACCTTACACGTATGTTTGGACCGATGGAAATGGAAATACCTTGAATGGACAAAACCAAACGGTTTCTCCTTCTGCAAATACTACTTACACAGTAACGGCAACCGATAACTGCGGAACACCATCTGCAACCGATCAGGTGGTGGTAACAATTAATCCTGTACCGGTGGTAACCTTTGTTGCCGATCAATTATCAGGATGTGTTCCATTAGCAGTAAACTTTACCAATACAACTGATCCATTGTTAACCAATAACTGCAGTTGGGATTTTGGTGATGGAAGTACATCTAACAACTGTGTCAGCTCCCACGTGTTTACACAAACAGGATGTTTCGATATCAGTCTCACTGTAACATCGCCTGATGGTTGTGTTGGTTCTTTAACCGTTCCTTCCATGATCTGTGTGTACCCTTACCCGGTTGCAGATTTTAATTTCGGACCCCAACCGGCAAACATCCTCGATCCTGAAATTGATTTTGTGGACGCCTCTTCGGGAGCATCTACTTACCTGTGGGATTTTGCAGGATTAGGAAGTTCTGCATTAGCCAATCCAACATTTGTTTTCCCTGAAGATGAACCCGGATCTTACAATGTATGTTTGCATGTAGAAAACCAATACGGATGTGCAGATGATATCTGTAAAATTGTGGTGATCGATGATTATTTCACTATTTATGTTCCAAATGTTTTCACACCAGATGGTGATGGTCATAACGATTTCTTTTTCCCTGTTATCGATGGTTATTTAACCGGATCTTACCAGCTCTATATTTTTAACCGCTGGGGTGAGATAGTATTCTCCTCAACGGATCCGTCTGTGAGTTGGGATGGTTATAACAAAGGACAAATGAGCAAAGAGGATGTTTACGTTTGGAAGATTATTGTGAAGGATGCTACTGAGAAAAAGAAAAGGACATTTGTTGGACACGTGTCCTTGTTAAAATAA
- a CDS encoding gliding motility-associated C-terminal domain-containing protein: MRKFLFGAITFLMLALPGKAQDVGITSIISPVNGCCVGMDTVRLYLYNYSLFPIGGNFNICYTVNGGAPICETILTSISPNASYLFGFNTQWNFQCPGSYQVCATVTFAGDVNLANNSLCLNMVSDTFVVGGSIVGPDTVCALANNGVMVLQDNNHNDSLLWQFSNDGFITSANTPNDSASYLFSGLTQTTTFRVFVDGGYCPDGYSTTHTINVDQPPVAGTLLSNMNVCAGNNTGQLDMVGGFGDSIFWSSSIGGPFTNFANDSSSYTFNNLAQTTQFQAWISNGVCPPTGSNIITVTTDPPTVPGTVSGATVECFGVNTGSVNLLANNGNILGWIYSSDNGSTWQNNSNTTAILNYTNLTDTTIYCAVVQSTGCPADTSVCDTVIVVPLPVADAGVDDTIFIYDQTQLMGSGGLFYTWTPTDSLSDPNLSNPFAKPSVTTTYTLTVTDAYGCFDTDDVTIFVIDTTAPPTPTTITITNYISVNGDGLNDVWNIMNIEYFPDNEVMIFNNQGEIVYEKSGYDNTWGGTYNGDKLPDGSYFYVVKVNSLNQKVKGVLTITSK, translated from the coding sequence ATGAGAAAATTTCTATTTGGTGCTATTACATTTTTGATGCTAGCCCTTCCGGGAAAAGCACAGGATGTTGGGATTACATCTATCATTTCTCCCGTAAACGGATGCTGTGTTGGTATGGATACGGTTCGTTTGTATCTCTATAATTATTCTTTATTTCCCATAGGTGGAAATTTTAATATTTGTTACACGGTTAACGGCGGTGCTCCTATTTGCGAAACCATTTTAACCAGTATTTCCCCCAATGCATCTTATCTTTTTGGATTCAATACGCAATGGAATTTTCAATGCCCGGGCTCATATCAGGTTTGTGCAACGGTTACTTTTGCTGGGGATGTCAATCTGGCAAATAACTCTTTATGCCTCAACATGGTTTCAGATACTTTTGTTGTAGGCGGTAGTATTGTTGGGCCTGATACTGTTTGTGCCCTTGCTAATAACGGAGTGATGGTACTGCAGGATAATAATCATAATGACTCATTGTTATGGCAGTTTTCCAATGATGGATTTATCACTTCTGCAAATACGCCAAACGACTCCGCTTCTTATTTATTTTCAGGACTCACTCAAACCACCACTTTCCGTGTTTTTGTAGATGGCGGATATTGTCCTGATGGGTATTCAACAACACATACTATTAATGTGGATCAACCTCCGGTTGCAGGTACACTTCTAAGCAATATGAATGTTTGTGCGGGGAATAATACCGGGCAATTGGATATGGTCGGCGGATTTGGGGATTCGATTTTTTGGTCGAGTTCTATTGGAGGACCCTTTACTAATTTTGCCAACGATTCCAGTTCATACACGTTTAATAATCTAGCTCAAACTACCCAGTTTCAGGCCTGGATAAGTAACGGTGTTTGTCCACCCACTGGATCCAATATTATTACCGTCACCACCGATCCGCCAACGGTCCCTGGAACAGTAAGCGGGGCAACAGTTGAGTGTTTTGGCGTAAATACCGGTTCTGTGAATCTACTTGCCAATAATGGAAATATTTTAGGATGGATTTATTCCTCTGATAATGGTTCCACCTGGCAGAATAACTCCAATACGACAGCTATCCTAAACTATACCAACTTAACGGATACTACCATTTATTGCGCGGTGGTACAAAGTACCGGTTGCCCTGCAGATACATCAGTTTGCGATACGGTAATTGTCGTTCCATTGCCTGTAGCTGATGCTGGAGTGGATGATACTATTTTTATTTATGATCAAACACAGTTGATGGGTTCGGGAGGATTATTTTACACCTGGACGCCTACCGATAGTTTATCTGATCCGAACCTTTCAAACCCATTTGCAAAACCTTCAGTTACTACAACGTACACACTAACCGTAACAGATGCATACGGTTGTTTTGATACAGATGATGTTACCATTTTCGTTATTGATACTACAGCTCCCCCAACTCCCACAACTATAACTATTACAAATTATATTTCCGTCAATGGAGATGGACTAAACGATGTTTGGAACATTATGAATATTGAATACTTCCCGGATAATGAGGTGATGATATTTAATAATCAGGGAGAAATTGTATATGAAAAATCAGGATACGATAATACATGGGGAGGAACCTATAATGGGGACAAACTTCCTGACGGCTCCTATTTTTATGTAGTAAAAGTGAATAGTTTAAATCAAAAAGTAAAAGGCGTACTTACGATTACAAGTAAATGA
- a CDS encoding PorP/SprF family type IX secretion system membrane protein: MTSYIRHSLLLLLLIISRTGFSQQVPLYNQYYINPFVLNPSLSGHDDKTNAYFLRNQKYLGFDGGNVTNILTVDGKVFTDKIGLGLTIFNDQMGPAISQGAGLSFSYKVNFQEDVALGFGMSGGVTDRRFDPSNLVVKDWNDPTIQYVFPSRKTYFDLTAGLYFDYKKFQVGVSAPQLLANDIKLAIDGSHILSRHYFMHMKYDWMVSEPLNLSIIPFAKVMYVTGAPLQYDINVSADFKNIGWVTATYRSNYSVGANLGVRIKKNLMLGYSYNFVMNNTNAYGPVNQEILFGYSFGTKSNDKEKKLLEEALKENERLKMELQKKQNENDSLAREKARSEEELNEKLRKQEEYYNDTVNKLNEEIRKLREQKKTVEEVKTTNTTDDKLIRRTDNDHFVELDKTTESPKGYYVIDGAFGQLSNAEEHFNEIKANFPEARIIFNERNQLHYILLTYSTEKTKVFDTHRKSRGLGLEKSWILEYR, encoded by the coding sequence ATGACATCCTACATCCGACATAGCCTTTTATTGCTTTTGCTGATTATTTCCCGCACTGGTTTTTCCCAGCAGGTTCCTTTGTATAATCAGTATTACATTAATCCGTTTGTTTTAAATCCTTCCTTAAGCGGACACGATGATAAAACCAATGCGTATTTCCTGCGCAATCAGAAATACCTGGGATTTGATGGTGGTAATGTCACCAATATTTTAACGGTCGACGGTAAAGTATTTACAGATAAAATTGGATTAGGATTAACCATCTTTAATGATCAAATGGGACCCGCCATTTCACAAGGAGCCGGATTGTCATTTTCTTATAAAGTAAATTTTCAGGAAGATGTCGCTTTAGGTTTCGGGATGTCGGGCGGAGTAACTGACCGAAGATTCGATCCGAGTAATTTGGTGGTGAAAGACTGGAACGATCCTACCATTCAGTATGTATTTCCATCACGCAAAACATATTTCGATTTAACAGCGGGATTGTATTTTGATTATAAAAAGTTTCAGGTTGGTGTATCGGCACCACAATTACTGGCCAACGATATTAAGTTAGCTATTGACGGATCACATATTTTATCCCGCCATTATTTCATGCACATGAAATATGATTGGATGGTTTCTGAACCTTTGAACCTCTCCATTATTCCATTTGCAAAAGTAATGTATGTTACCGGTGCACCTTTACAGTATGATATCAATGTAAGTGCAGACTTCAAGAATATTGGTTGGGTCACTGCAACATATAGAAGCAATTATTCAGTTGGTGCTAACCTGGGAGTAAGAATTAAAAAGAACCTGATGTTGGGTTATTCCTACAATTTTGTAATGAATAATACCAATGCCTACGGCCCCGTAAATCAGGAAATATTGTTCGGATATTCTTTTGGAACGAAGAGCAACGACAAGGAGAAGAAATTACTTGAAGAAGCTCTGAAGGAAAATGAACGTCTGAAAATGGAGCTTCAGAAAAAACAAAATGAAAACGATTCTCTTGCCAGAGAGAAAGCACGAAGTGAAGAAGAATTGAATGAAAAACTTCGTAAGCAAGAGGAATATTATAACGATACGGTAAACAAACTCAACGAAGAGATACGCAAGCTGCGTGAGCAGAAGAAAACGGTTGAAGAAGTTAAAACGACCAATACAACCGACGATAAGTTGATCCGCAGAACGGATAATGACCATTTTGTTGAACTCGATAAAACAACTGAATCACCTAAGGGGTACTATGTAATTGATGGAGCATTTGGTCAACTTTCCAATGCAGAAGAACATTTCAACGAAATAAAAGCCAACTTCCCTGAAGCACGAATTATATTTAACGAGAGAAATCAGTTGCACTATATTCTTCTGACCTATTCAACGGAAAAGACCAAAGTATTCGACACGCATAGAAAGTCGAGAGGTCTTGGGCTGGAGAAGAGCTGGATTCTTGAGTACCGTTAA